A genomic stretch from Desulfotignum balticum DSM 7044 includes:
- a CDS encoding rubredoxin has protein sequence MDKYECPCGYVYDPAEGDMDHGIDPGTAWEDLPESWVCPLCGAEQEYFEKMD, from the coding sequence ATGGATAAATATGAATGCCCCTGCGGTTATGTGTACGATCCTGCAGAAGGAGATATGGACCATGGAATCGATCCGGGCACGGCCTGGGAAGATCTGCCCGAATCCTGGGTATGCCCGTTGTGCGGCGCTGAACAGGAATATTTTGAAAAAATGGATTAA